One genomic region from Tachysurus fulvidraco isolate hzauxx_2018 chromosome 14, HZAU_PFXX_2.0, whole genome shotgun sequence encodes:
- the qsox1 gene encoding sulfhydryl oxidase 1: MFSVRARLLCAVLCVLCSGAVRAGLYTDSDQVAILTPDNVEAVLFNSSSATLVEFYASWCGHCVAFSPTWKRLALDIKEWRLAVQLAAIDCADESNMKVCMRFNIRGYPSLKFIPAFSRDDFIGEHIRDFSRNVTKLRHLIIDKLESHESPGPPACPPLEKTSTREIDSYMENSRIHNQNLALVFEEEKSYVGREVILDLLQYVNITVRRVLRSEEELVSRLGVTDFPSVYLFNTHTNFSRLKVLGEARVFYSFALQSLPDVVRQGKSADASDLIRNEMEEQWRPFNKTRVYMSDLESALHYSLRVEIASHSVISGTQLTALRRYISVLNKYFPGRPPVKNAVKEVNDWLQLQKGTSINYSDFRAILDTTSTDSYLPKVVRWVGCQGSKQHFRGYPCAMWTLFHTLTVQALETGSSDPQEVLQVMRQYVRSFFGCHPCADHFESMASENMDQVLSVSSAALWLWSRHNLVNSRLAGELSDDPHFPKVQWPPPDLCVSCHSLKPSGEHTWVMKEVLSFLSNYYSAQHLLHDYLSDDDAPPPTDRGEATVVVSEQGQEAGEEVDEVPQDEKSVSESLPRKPSIVGLRLRQVREDIVDLDSFIVQHYKTKTPLKKLDTEDEVETRTQSMRRKRRDLAAQEAEALAMEMEAEPEPYGRSRSTLWMFVLSVGFSRLDVSLCVTLYLLSTLCIVAMCLYFRMKRRQRRTKVALP, from the exons ATGTTCTCCGTGCGCGCGCGGCTCCTGTGCGCGGTGCTGTGTGTCCTGTGCAGCGGCGCGGTTCGTGCCGGTTTGTACACGGACTCGGATCAGGTCGCCATCTTAACTCCTGACAATGTGGAAGCGGTTCTGTTTAACTCGTCTTCCGCCACACTGGTCGAGTTTTATGCCAGCTGGTGTGGGCACTGTGTCGCCTTCTCACCCACCTGGAAGCGGCTGGCGCTGGACATTAAAG AGTGGAGGTTGGCAGTTCAGTTGGCGGCGATCGATTGTGCTGATGAGTCCAACATGAAAGTTTGTATGAGATTCAACATCAGAGGATATCCGTCTCTGAAA tttatTCCAGCATTCTCCAGAGATGATTTTATAGGTGAACATATCAGAG acttCTCTCGTAATGTCACAAAACTCCGTCACCTCATTATTGATAAACTGGAGTCTCATGAAAGCCCTGGACCACCGGCATGTCCTCCACTGGAGAAAACCAG caCTAGAGAGATTGACAGTTACATGGAGAACAGCAGAATTCATAACCAGAACCTGGCGCTGGTGTTTGAGGAGGAAAAGTCCTACGTGGGTCGAGAG gtgatCCTGGACCTGCTGCAGTATGTGAACATCACGGTGCGTCGTGTCTTACGCTCAGAGGAAGAGCTCGTGTCTCGACTCGGTGTGACGGATTTCccttctgtttatctgtttaacacacacaccaacttcaGCAGACTGAAagt gctcgGAGAAGCTCGTGTGTTTTACTCGTTCGCCCTCCAGAGTTTACCCGATGTGGTGCGTCAGGGAAAATCTGCTGATGCGAGTGACTTAATCAGGAACGAGATGGAGGAGCAGTGGAGACCATTtaacaa gacccgTGTATACATGTCTGATCTGGAATCTGCTCTGCATTACTCTCTGAGAGTGGAAATAGCGTCTCATTCTGTTATTAGTGGAACACAACTCACTGCTCTCAGACGCTACATCTCTGTACTGAACAag tatttcCCAGGCAGACCTCCAGtgaaaaatgctgtaaaggAGGTGAATGATTGGCTGCAGCTTCAGAAGGGAACATCGATCAATTACAGCGACTTCAGAGCGATTCTGGACACCACG agcacTGACTCCTATCTTCCTAAAGTTGTGAGGTGGGTGGGGTGTCAGGGTTCAAAGCAGCACTTCCGCGGCTATCCCTGTGCAATGTggacactttttcacacattgACTGTCCAGGCCCTAGAAACAGGAAGTagcg ACCCTCAGGAGGTGTTACAGGTGATGAGGCAGTATGTCAGAAGTTTTTTTGGTTGTCATCCATGTGCTGATCATTTTGAGAGCATGGCTAGTGAGAATATGGACCAAGTGTTATCTGTGAGCAGCGCAGCCCTCTGGCTCTGGTCTCGCCACAACCTGGTCAACTCTCGGCTCGCAG gTGAACTGAGTGACGATCCTCACTTCCCCAAAGTCCAGTGGCCTCCTCCGGAcctgtgtgtgtcgtgtcaCAGCCTGAAGCCCAGTGGAGAACACACCTGGGTGATGAAAGAGGTGTTGTCCTTCCTCAGTAATTATTACTCCGCCCAGCACCTCTTACATGACTACCTGTCTGACGACGATGCTCCACCACCGACGGACAGAGGTGAAGCCACGGTGGTGGTGTCGGAGCAGGGACAGGAAGCAGGAGAGGAAGTAGATGAAGTTCCTCAGGATGAAAAATCCGTGTCGGAGTCACTGCCTCGTAAGCCGAGCATCGTCGGACTCAGGCTCCGTCAGGTCAGAGAGGACATCGTGGACCTGGACTCCTTCATCGTCCAGCACTACAAAACTAAAACGCCGCTGAAGAAGTTGGACACGGAGGATGAAGTAGAGACACGCACTCAGAGCATGAGGAGGAAAAGACGAGATCTCGCCGCACAGGAGGCGGAGGCGTTAGCGATGGAGATGGAGGCGGAGCCTGAGCCGTACGGTCGGTCTCGGAGCACGCTCTGGATGTTCGTGCTCAGCGTGGGCTTCTCACGGCTGGACGTGAGTCTGTGCGTGACGCTCTACCTGCTCTCCACGCTCTGCATCGTCGCCATGTGCCTGTACTTCAGGATGAAACGTCGCCAGCGCAGGACAAAAGTGGCCCTGCCGTGA